In Streptomyces venezuelae, the sequence CGGGAAGTCGGTGCCCAGGAGGATCCGGTCGCCGAGGTCCGCCAGGCGTCCGAGGTCCCCGGGCGGGAAGCCGCTCATCCGCTCGGCGAAGTCGGTGAAGGCCATGGTGGTGTCCAGGCGCACCTGCGCGTACCGGTCGGCGAGGTCGAGGAAATCGGTGTACTCGGGCATGCCCATGTGGGCGATGACCAGCGGCAGCCTCGGGTGGCGGGCCAGCAGCCGGGCGATCGGCTCCGGGCCGGTGTACTTGCCCGGGACGGGGCCGGACGCGCAGTGGATCACGATCGGGAGGCCCGCCTCGGCGAGCAGCCCCCAGACGGGGTCGAGCCTGTCGTCGTTCGGGTCGTAACCGCCGACCTGAAGGTGCGACTTGAAGATCCGTGCTCCGGACTCGACCGCCTGGCGGACGTACGCGCTCACGCCCTCCTCCGGGAAGAACGTCGCGGTGTGCAGGCAATCGGGGGTGCGGGCGGCGAAATCGGCGGACCAGGCGTTGAGCCAGGCGGCCATCGCCGGCTTGTGCGGGTAGAGCATGGCCGTGAAGGCCCGGACCCCGAACTCCCTCAGGAACTCGACGCGCTGCTCCTCCTCGTGCCGGTAGGTGATGGGCCACTCGACGCCGGTCAGCGGGCCGACCGCGTCGAAGTAGTCCCACACCTTGTCCAGAACCCGCTCGGGCATGAAGTGGGTGTGCACGTCGACCAGTCCGGGGAGCCCCAGCCGTTCCCGGAAGGAGCGGACCGCCTCAGCCGTTGCGGACAAAACCATGGCTCCGCTCGACGGTGCCGACGTGCAGGGTGTAGCTCTCGTACCAGTCGGCGCGGCCCTGCCTCATGGCCGCCTGGTGCTCCATGTCCTCCCGCCACGCGGTGAGGGACTCGTGGTCGCGGAAGTAGGCGACGGTGATGCCAAGACCTCCCGGGGTACGCGCGGACTCGTAACCGAGGTACCCCGGGTTGCCCGGAACCA encodes:
- a CDS encoding antibiotic biosynthesis monooxygenase family protein yields the protein MAVFSSIRAADDSGYAETLERMKELVPGNPGYLGYESARTPGGLGITVAYFRDHESLTAWREDMEHQAAMRQGRADWYESYTLHVGTVERSHGFVRNG
- a CDS encoding amidohydrolase family protein, whose translation is MVLSATAEAVRSFRERLGLPGLVDVHTHFMPERVLDKVWDYFDAVGPLTGVEWPITYRHEEEQRVEFLREFGVRAFTAMLYPHKPAMAAWLNAWSADFAARTPDCLHTATFFPEEGVSAYVRQAVESGARIFKSHLQVGGYDPNDDRLDPVWGLLAEAGLPIVIHCASGPVPGKYTGPEPIARLLARHPRLPLVIAHMGMPEYTDFLDLADRYAQVRLDTTMAFTDFAERMSGFPPGDLGRLADLGDRILLGTDFPNIPYPYEHQLAALERLGLGDDWLRAVCHDNGARLFRLDG